The following are from one region of the Streptomyces rubrogriseus genome:
- a CDS encoding Rv1733c family protein — protein MAGEIPQAQPPPAVPDPDPDRGRYPYLLLWRWRRNPLRRPSDRLRAWVSLGLLLAVLVAAPAAMFGVGDSAYRHYRSTAEHEARTRDHRPAVLTHDAPRHPEPGSDEAKKTRYPVPVRFTGPDGASRTGRTEVEPGLPADSTVLVWVDDQGRITEPPLTAEQIRSRTMGWAILAFLGVVVTGLAAHAATGLVLHRRNLAQWDAAWANTAPRWSRHP, from the coding sequence GTGGCCGGAGAGATCCCTCAGGCCCAGCCACCACCCGCCGTTCCCGATCCCGACCCGGATCGCGGGCGGTACCCGTATCTCCTGCTGTGGCGCTGGCGGCGCAACCCGTTGCGGCGGCCGAGCGACCGGCTGCGGGCGTGGGTCTCGCTCGGGCTCCTGCTCGCCGTGCTGGTGGCGGCCCCGGCCGCGATGTTCGGGGTCGGCGACAGCGCGTACCGGCACTACCGGAGCACCGCCGAGCACGAGGCGCGTACCCGGGACCACCGCCCCGCGGTCCTGACCCACGACGCCCCGCGCCATCCCGAGCCCGGGTCGGACGAGGCGAAGAAGACCCGCTACCCGGTCCCGGTCCGCTTCACCGGCCCCGACGGGGCGAGCAGGACCGGGAGGACCGAGGTCGAACCGGGACTGCCGGCGGACAGCACGGTCCTGGTCTGGGTCGACGACCAGGGCCGGATCACCGAGCCGCCGCTGACCGCGGAGCAGATCCGCAGCCGCACCATGGGCTGGGCGATCCTCGCCTTCCTCGGCGTCGTCGTCACCGGCCTCGCTGCGCACGCCGCCACCGGCCTCGTGCTGCACCGGCGCAACCTCGCCCAGTGGGACGCGGCCTGGGCCAACACGGCCCCGCGCTGGAGCAGACACCCGTGA
- a CDS encoding rod shape-determining protein, protein MTVLRRPRAALSRHRPWPLCRQCSGVALDMGSARTRAWVAGRGMILDVPTVTFPGAGAVYPIQRGSIVDTQGTARMLDRLLGHRLPRFARPVVVVTAPVLDGLAYRTEARTAVEVLRPRTVLTVPSARAVALAAGADLTRPLLVMDIGAHLTEVVLLVDGAVFDARRTALGTGDIDDATPSARIGEALADMTTSMLRQDGTSLTVEALGRGPLLAGGGALRPEITCRLADRLHVPLRAVPAPHTAAVRGAAKLLEAAHTHPSTTGTDPPDGHPH, encoded by the coding sequence ATGACCGTGCTCCGGCGGCCCCGGGCCGCCCTGTCCCGGCACCGGCCGTGGCCGCTGTGCCGGCAGTGCAGCGGCGTCGCCCTCGACATGGGCAGCGCCCGTACCCGTGCCTGGGTCGCCGGGCGCGGCATGATCCTCGACGTGCCGACCGTGACCTTCCCCGGTGCGGGCGCGGTCTACCCCATCCAGCGCGGCTCCATCGTCGACACCCAGGGCACGGCCCGGATGCTCGACCGGCTGCTGGGCCACCGGCTGCCCCGCTTCGCCCGTCCGGTGGTCGTGGTGACCGCGCCGGTCCTCGACGGGCTGGCCTACCGCACCGAGGCCCGTACGGCCGTGGAGGTGCTGCGCCCGCGCACGGTGCTGACCGTGCCCAGCGCGCGGGCCGTGGCCCTCGCGGCGGGTGCCGACCTGACCCGGCCGCTGCTCGTGATGGACATCGGCGCCCATCTCACGGAGGTGGTGCTGCTGGTGGACGGCGCCGTCTTCGACGCCCGCCGCACGGCGCTCGGCACGGGGGACATCGACGACGCGACCCCGTCCGCGCGGATCGGCGAGGCGCTGGCCGACATGACGACCTCGATGCTGCGCCAGGACGGCACGTCCCTCACGGTCGAGGCGCTCGGCCGGGGTCCGCTGCTGGCGGGCGGTGGCGCGCTGCGCCCCGAGATCACCTGCCGGCTGGCCGACCGGCTGCACGTGCCGCTGCGCGCGGTGCCCGCACCGCACACGGCGGCCGTACGCGGCGCCGCGAAGCTCCTGGAGGCCGCGCACACCCACCCGTCGACCACCGGCACGGACCCCCCGGACGGCCACCCGCACTGA
- a CDS encoding TraR/DksA family transcriptional regulator — translation MVNNQIIGDRDTRLSPLSPEDLAALRDNLQEQRLFREEQLRQIAAYPSRTDESIQRRSAAQTEVRVKLAASARMVLADVEAALDRIAEGRYGNCHLCRRGIDRERLVIVPQARYCARCQQVREAGR, via the coding sequence GTGGTGAACAACCAGATCATCGGCGACCGCGACACGCGTCTGTCGCCCCTGTCGCCCGAGGACCTCGCCGCGCTCCGGGACAACCTCCAGGAGCAACGGCTGTTCCGCGAGGAGCAACTGCGGCAGATCGCGGCGTACCCGTCCCGCACCGACGAGTCGATCCAGCGGCGGTCCGCCGCGCAGACCGAGGTCCGGGTCAAGCTGGCGGCCTCCGCACGCATGGTCCTCGCCGACGTGGAAGCGGCGCTCGACCGCATCGCCGAGGGCCGCTACGGCAACTGTCATCTGTGCCGGCGCGGCATCGACCGCGAGCGCCTGGTGATCGTGCCGCAGGCCCGCTACTGCGCCCGCTGCCAGCAGGTGCGGGAGGCCGGACGATGA
- a CDS encoding TraR/DksA C4-type zinc finger protein codes for MSLDASRIEPRPERLTAHEARQRLEHARNTRVTQLQALAESGQADDQLMSAQKAAIERVLKEIDEAFARVEDGTYGACLGCGKPVPGERLEILPYTRYCVACQRRAAA; via the coding sequence GTGTCGCTCGACGCCTCCCGCATCGAACCCCGCCCCGAGCGGCTGACCGCTCACGAGGCGCGCCAGCGCCTCGAACACGCCCGCAACACCCGCGTCACCCAGCTGCAGGCCCTCGCCGAGAGCGGCCAGGCGGACGACCAGCTGATGTCCGCGCAGAAGGCCGCGATCGAGCGGGTGCTCAAGGAGATCGACGAGGCCTTCGCCCGGGTCGAGGACGGCACCTACGGCGCCTGCCTCGGCTGCGGCAAGCCCGTCCCCGGGGAGCGCCTGGAGATCCTCCCCTACACGCGGTACTGCGTCGCCTGCCAGCGCCGCGCCGCCGCCTGA
- a CDS encoding HAMP domain-containing sensor histidine kinase, with protein sequence MSLFWRIFGLNAVVLGFATALLLWAPVTVSVPILLTEAVVLVVGMGVMLVANGALLRWGLAPLERLTKLMTTVDLLRPGQRLPISGGGEVPELIRTFNAMLDRLENERATSSARVLLAQEAERRRIAQELHDEVGQSMTAILLVLGRAADDAEEPLRDELHQAQEITRESLDEVRRLVRRLRPGVLDDLGLISALSSLTHDFATHTGLRVVRRFDADLPVLDHETELVLYRVAQESLTNAARHADAERLEVGLARADGAVTLTVADDGRGIEAAHEGAGIRGMRERALLIGAALDITSAPGAGTRIRLTAPLPRK encoded by the coding sequence GTGTCCCTGTTCTGGCGGATCTTCGGGCTCAACGCGGTGGTGCTGGGCTTCGCCACGGCGCTGCTGCTGTGGGCTCCGGTGACCGTCTCCGTGCCGATCCTGCTGACCGAGGCCGTCGTCCTCGTGGTCGGCATGGGCGTCATGCTGGTGGCCAACGGCGCCCTGCTGCGCTGGGGCCTGGCGCCGCTGGAGCGGCTCACCAAGCTGATGACCACCGTCGACCTGCTGCGCCCCGGCCAGCGGCTGCCGATCTCCGGCGGCGGTGAGGTCCCGGAGCTGATCCGCACCTTCAACGCCATGCTGGACCGCCTGGAGAACGAGCGGGCCACCAGCAGTGCCCGCGTCCTGCTCGCCCAGGAGGCGGAGCGGCGCCGCATCGCCCAGGAGCTGCACGACGAGGTCGGGCAGAGCATGACCGCGATCCTGCTGGTCCTGGGGCGTGCCGCGGACGACGCCGAGGAGCCGCTGCGCGACGAGCTGCACCAGGCGCAGGAGATCACCCGGGAGAGCCTGGACGAGGTCCGGCGCCTGGTGCGCCGGCTGCGGCCCGGCGTCCTGGACGACCTCGGTCTGATCAGCGCGCTGTCCTCGCTGACGCACGACTTCGCCACCCACACCGGTCTGCGGGTGGTGCGCCGTTTCGACGCCGATCTGCCGGTCCTGGACCACGAGACCGAGCTGGTCCTCTACCGGGTGGCCCAGGAGAGCCTGACCAACGCCGCCCGCCACGCGGACGCCGAGCGCCTGGAGGTGGGCCTGGCCCGTGCCGACGGCGCGGTGACGCTCACCGTCGCCGACGACGGGCGCGGCATCGAGGCGGCGCACGAGGGCGCCGGCATCCGCGGCATGCGGGAACGGGCCCTGCTCATCGGGGCCGCCCTCGACATCACGTCGGCACCCGGCGCCGGCACCCGCATCCGGCTCACCGCACCCCTTCCCAGGAAGTAG
- a CDS encoding response regulator — translation MSDPSLPEPSEPSAHGRHAGASTTPTTPASTTSAYGTPPASAPSKIRILLADDHALVRRGVRLILDREPDLEVVAEAGDGAEAIDMARAHEADLAVLDIAMPRLTGLQAARELAALKPGLRILMLTMHDNEQYLFQALKSGACGYVLKSVADRDLVAACRAAMRDEPFLYPGAVTALIRNYLDRVRHGEETSDHILTPREEEVLKLVAEGHSSKEIAEILFISIKTVQRHRANLLQKLGLRDRLELTRYAIRAGLIEP, via the coding sequence ATGTCCGACCCGTCCCTGCCCGAGCCGTCCGAGCCGTCCGCGCACGGCCGCCACGCCGGCGCGTCCACGACGCCCACGACGCCCGCGTCCACGACGTCCGCGTACGGCACGCCCCCGGCGTCCGCCCCCTCGAAGATCCGCATCCTGCTCGCCGACGACCACGCGCTGGTGCGCCGCGGCGTGCGCCTCATCCTCGACCGGGAGCCGGACCTGGAGGTGGTGGCCGAGGCCGGGGACGGCGCGGAGGCCATCGACATGGCGCGGGCCCACGAGGCCGACCTCGCCGTTCTGGACATCGCGATGCCGCGCCTCACCGGCCTCCAGGCGGCCCGCGAACTGGCCGCGCTGAAGCCGGGGCTGCGCATCCTGATGCTGACGATGCACGACAACGAGCAGTACCTGTTCCAGGCGCTGAAGTCGGGGGCCTGCGGATACGTGCTCAAGTCGGTCGCCGACCGGGACCTCGTCGCCGCCTGCCGCGCCGCGATGCGCGACGAGCCGTTCCTGTACCCGGGCGCGGTGACCGCGCTCATCCGCAACTACCTCGACCGGGTGCGGCACGGCGAGGAGACCTCCGACCACATCCTCACCCCGCGCGAGGAGGAGGTCCTCAAGCTCGTCGCCGAGGGCCACTCCTCGAAGGAGATCGCCGAGATCCTCTTCATCAGCATCAAGACCGTCCAGCGGCACCGGGCGAACCTGCTGCAGAAGCTCGGCCTGCGCGACCGCCTGGAGCTGACCCGGTACGCCATCCGCGCCGGGCTCATCGAGCCCTGA
- the secD gene encoding protein translocase subunit SecD: MKRSRPPSRSRSRTRSRSLNVRALLALAVLAGAVAIALTMPVRLGLDLRGGTQIVLETKSTETTEADREATDRTVEVLRGRIDALGVAEPTIVRSGENRVVVELPGVQDPKKAADVLGRTAQLTVHSVLGPAENPADAAADGRTEAAEDGKDGERVLPDESGQSLRLKAATLTGQDVKGADARFDQQNGAGWTVTVDFKDSGSDRWAQVTGEAACNPAGDPKRRVAIVLDDKIISSPQVDPSVSCGAGITGGSTQITGSFDDAEARELALLIKGGALPVPVETIEQRTIGATLGDEAINAGAWAAVIGTALTALFIIVVYRLMGALATVALLCYGLISYAALAAVGATLTLPGLAGFVLAIGMAVDANVLVFERAREEQAARTRPSTRAALTAGFRSAFSAIADSNITTLIAAALLFFLASGPVKGFGVTLGIGVLASMVSALVITRVLAEFAASRPAVFRRPGITGISTTGPVRDALLRRNPFLMRRPRRWLAASLIVLVVAGSGILVRGLNFGIEFTGGRLIEYSTATQVDPDRARDALADAGFPRAVVQSSGDGDLTVRTEELTDTEAATVTKAVAELGGETEKVRDELIGPSLGEELRRDALIALGLALAAQLAYLAVRFRLLFGTAAVGALAHDVVILVGVFAWLGKPIDGVFLAALLTVIGYSVNDSVVLFDRIRELLGKERKTPFDRLTNDAILQTLPRTVNTGMGAVLILASLAVLADDSLTDFALALLIGVGVGTYSSVFTASPLAIELHNRDTGSRPGRRKGGRARATGKSEKPGKQVPTSRTERQEVR, translated from the coding sequence TTGAAACGCTCCCGTCCCCCTTCCCGCTCCCGTTCCCGTACGCGGTCCCGTTCCCTGAACGTCCGCGCGCTCCTCGCGCTGGCCGTGCTGGCCGGGGCCGTGGCCATCGCCCTGACCATGCCGGTCCGCCTGGGGCTCGACCTGCGCGGCGGCACCCAGATCGTGCTGGAGACCAAGTCCACCGAGACCACCGAGGCCGACCGGGAGGCCACCGACCGCACCGTGGAGGTGCTGCGCGGCCGCATCGACGCCCTCGGTGTCGCCGAGCCGACCATCGTCCGCTCCGGCGAGAACCGGGTCGTCGTCGAGCTGCCGGGCGTACAGGACCCGAAGAAGGCCGCCGACGTGCTCGGCCGCACCGCGCAGCTCACCGTCCACTCGGTGCTCGGCCCGGCGGAGAACCCCGCCGACGCTGCCGCCGACGGCAGGACCGAGGCCGCCGAGGACGGCAAGGACGGCGAGCGGGTACTGCCGGACGAGTCCGGGCAGTCCCTGCGGCTGAAGGCCGCCACGCTGACCGGGCAGGACGTCAAGGGCGCCGACGCCCGCTTCGACCAGCAGAACGGCGCCGGCTGGACCGTCACCGTCGACTTCAAGGACTCCGGCAGCGACCGCTGGGCGCAGGTGACCGGCGAGGCGGCCTGCAACCCGGCCGGTGACCCCAAGCGCCGGGTCGCCATCGTGCTCGACGACAAGATCATCTCCTCGCCGCAGGTCGACCCCTCCGTGTCCTGCGGGGCGGGCATCACCGGCGGCTCCACGCAGATCACCGGCTCCTTCGACGACGCCGAGGCGCGCGAACTGGCCCTGCTCATCAAGGGCGGCGCCCTGCCCGTGCCGGTCGAGACCATCGAGCAGCGCACCATCGGCGCCACCCTGGGCGACGAGGCCATCAACGCCGGCGCCTGGGCCGCCGTCATCGGCACCGCGCTGACCGCGCTGTTCATCATCGTCGTCTACCGCCTGATGGGCGCCCTGGCGACCGTGGCCCTGCTCTGCTACGGCCTGATCTCCTACGCCGCCCTGGCCGCGGTCGGCGCGACGCTGACCCTGCCGGGCCTCGCGGGCTTCGTGCTGGCGATCGGCATGGCGGTGGACGCCAACGTCCTGGTCTTCGAACGGGCCCGCGAGGAACAGGCGGCCCGGACCCGTCCCAGTACGCGCGCCGCGCTGACCGCCGGTTTCCGCAGCGCCTTCAGCGCGATCGCCGACTCCAACATCACCACGCTGATCGCCGCCGCCCTGCTGTTCTTCCTGGCCTCCGGCCCGGTCAAGGGCTTCGGCGTCACGCTCGGCATCGGCGTGCTGGCCTCGATGGTCAGCGCCCTGGTGATCACCCGGGTGCTCGCCGAGTTCGCCGCGAGCCGCCCGGCGGTCTTCCGCCGCCCCGGCATCACCGGCATCTCGACCACCGGCCCGGTCCGGGACGCCCTGCTGCGCCGCAACCCCTTCCTGATGCGCCGGCCGCGCCGCTGGCTGGCGGCCTCGCTGATCGTCCTCGTGGTGGCGGGCTCCGGCATCCTGGTGCGGGGCCTGAACTTCGGCATCGAGTTCACCGGCGGGCGGCTCATCGAGTACTCCACCGCCACCCAGGTCGATCCCGACCGGGCGCGGGACGCCCTGGCCGACGCGGGCTTCCCGCGCGCCGTCGTCCAGTCCTCCGGCGACGGCGACCTCACGGTGCGCACCGAGGAGCTGACCGACACCGAGGCGGCGACCGTCACGAAGGCCGTCGCCGAACTGGGCGGCGAGACGGAGAAGGTGCGCGACGAGCTGATCGGCCCGAGCCTCGGCGAGGAACTGCGCCGGGACGCCCTGATCGCCCTCGGCCTGGCGCTGGCCGCGCAGCTGGCGTACCTGGCGGTCCGGTTCCGCCTGCTGTTCGGCACGGCGGCGGTCGGCGCGCTCGCCCACGACGTGGTCATTCTGGTCGGTGTGTTCGCCTGGCTGGGCAAGCCGATCGACGGGGTGTTCCTGGCGGCGCTGCTGACCGTGATCGGCTATTCGGTCAACGACTCGGTGGTGCTCTTCGACCGCATCCGGGAGCTGCTGGGCAAGGAGCGGAAGACACCGTTCGACCGGCTCACCAACGACGCGATCCTGCAGACCCTGCCGCGCACGGTCAACACCGGCATGGGCGCGGTGCTCATCCTGGCATCGCTGGCGGTCCTGGCCGACGACTCGCTCACCGACTTCGCGCTCGCGCTGCTGATCGGCGTGGGGGTCGGCACGTACTCGTCGGTCTTCACCGCCTCTCCCCTGGCCATCGAGCTGCACAACCGCGACACCGGTTCCCGCCCAGGGCGCCGCAAGGGCGGACGGGCCCGCGCCACGGGGAAGTCCGAGAAGCCGGGGAAGCAGGTCCCGACGAGCCGTACGGAACGGCAGGAGGTCCGCTAG
- a CDS encoding GntR family transcriptional regulator → MKHSAQGAAGTGAGAGTGAAAEAVRIPVQPGAADRARDRAPGGGEPDGPARGEHTHGEPPVSRPRALVRRSSVRGQILDALRSALVTGELRPGGVYSAPVLGERFGVSATPVREAMQQLALEGAVEVVPNRGFRVLERGDRELAELAEVRALIEVPVWLRLARTVPAEHWAELRPLAEATVRAASSGCPATYAEADRAFHRAVLALAGNEQLVRIAGDVHRRAQWPPAGSPSVRGRADLVADAHQHTALLDALIAGDPDAVRALVGDHFTVTS, encoded by the coding sequence GTGAAGCACAGCGCGCAGGGCGCCGCAGGTACGGGTGCCGGGGCGGGTACGGGTGCGGCGGCCGAAGCGGTGCGGATCCCGGTGCAGCCGGGAGCGGCGGACAGGGCACGGGACCGGGCCCCCGGCGGCGGGGAACCGGACGGCCCGGCACGCGGCGAGCACACCCACGGCGAACCGCCGGTGTCCCGCCCGCGGGCCCTGGTCCGGCGTTCCTCCGTGCGCGGACAGATCCTCGACGCCCTGCGCTCCGCGCTGGTCACCGGTGAACTGCGGCCCGGCGGGGTCTACTCGGCACCGGTGCTCGGCGAGCGCTTCGGCGTCTCGGCCACACCCGTGCGGGAGGCCATGCAGCAGCTCGCCCTGGAGGGCGCCGTCGAGGTCGTCCCCAACCGGGGCTTCCGCGTCCTCGAACGCGGTGACCGCGAGCTGGCCGAACTGGCCGAGGTCCGGGCCCTGATCGAGGTGCCGGTGTGGCTCCGGCTGGCCCGTACGGTGCCCGCGGAGCACTGGGCGGAGCTGCGCCCCCTCGCCGAGGCCACCGTCCGGGCCGCGTCCTCCGGCTGCCCGGCCACCTACGCCGAGGCCGACCGCGCCTTCCACCGCGCCGTGCTCGCGCTGGCCGGCAACGAACAGCTCGTCCGGATCGCCGGTGACGTGCACCGCCGCGCCCAGTGGCCGCCGGCCGGCTCGCCCTCCGTGCGCGGCCGGGCCGACCTGGTCGCCGACGCGCACCAGCACACCGCGCTGCTGGACGCGCTGATCGCCGGCGACCCGGACGCGGTGCGGGCCCTGGTCGGGGACCACTTCACGGTCACGTCGTGA